The Tautonia plasticadhaerens nucleotide sequence CACGATCTTCTTCAAGGTCCCCGAGCTGCAGCGCAAGATCCTGATGACGGCCATGTTCCTGGCCATCTACCGGATCGGCTTCTACATCCCCCTGCCGATCGTCGACCAGTCGGCCCTGGCCGAGTGGCAGGAGACGATCCGCCAGCAGGCCTTCGGCAAGGTCCTCGGCATGGCCGCCATGTTCGGCGGCACCCAGATCGGCATGAGCACGATCTTCGGCCTCGGCATCATGCCCTACATCTCGGCCTCGATCATCTTCCAGCTGCTGGGCAGCGTCGTGCCCCAGCTGGAGGCCCTGATGAAGGAGGGCGAGAGCGGCCGCAAGAAGATCAACGAATACACGAGATACGCGACGGTGGTGATCTGCCTCGGCCAGTCGGCCATGTGGATCCAGTTCGTCCAGACGCTCGACTTCATCCCGGCGGGATACAAGGACTTCTTCCCGTACGGGTTCATCTGCATGCTGATCATGACCACCGGGACGATCTTCCTGATGTGGATCGGCGAGCAGATCGACGAGTACGGCATCGGCAACGGCATCAGCCTGCTGATCATGGCCGGCATCCTCGCCCGCGCCGACGACGCCATGTTCTACCTGGCCGCCGGCTTCACCCCCCGCCTGACCGGGGACGCCGAGAAGCCGTACAGCCTGATCGTCACCATCCTGCTGTTCGCGCTGTTCATCGCCGTGATCGTCGGCGTCATCGCGATCACCGAGAGCCAGCGCCGGATCCCGACGCAGTCGGCCAAGCACGTCCGGGGGCGTCGGGTCTACGGCGGCAGCCGGCAGTACCTGCCCCTGAAGGTGAACCAGGCCGGCGTCATGCCGATCATCTTCGCCTCCAGCCTCCTGATGTTCCCCTTCTTCATCTTCAAGGGGCTCTCCTCCGGCACCGCCGGCTGGCTGACCGACGAGGACGCCGCCGGCTGGCAGGTCGGCATCGCCCGGTTCTGCGAGAGCACGCTCGACGCCTTCCAGAGCCAGGGCTACGTCTACACGGTCTTCTACATCGCGTTGATCTACTTCTTCTGCTACTTCTGGACGGCCATCACCTTCAACCCCAAGGACATGGCCGATAACCTGAAGGACTACGGCAGCTTCATCCCCGGCTACCGCCCCGGCCGCCGGACGGCCGAGTACCTGGAGAAGGTGATGCTGCGGATCACCTACGTCGGCGCCGCGTTCCTCAGCCTGGTGGCGGTCATCCCGTCCCTGGTCCAGGCGGGGCTGGCCCAGGCCGGCACGAGCGTGGACCCGCTGATCACCTCGTTCCTGGGCGGCACCGGCCTGCTGATCGTCGTCTCGGTCTGCCTCGACCTGGTGCAGAAGATCGACAGCCACCTGATCATGCGGAACTACAGCGGCCTGATGACCCGACGCTGATCCCGGAGGCCGGGATCGCCCGGCGGGAGCCGCCCCGCCCGGCGATCCCCGGGTCCGGCCCCGCTCGCCTCGCCGCCGAACGCCCCGCCCCGGAGGGCCCCCCCCGATGCTCCGCCCCAGCCGATCGATCATCAAGCTCAAGAGCCCCCGGGAGATCGGCCTCATGCGGGAGGCGGGCAAGGTCGTCGCCGAGGCCCTCGGCCGCGTCCGAGAGCTGGCCGTGCCCGGTGCCACCACCGCCGAGCTGAACGATGCGGTCGCCGCCGTCTTCCGGAAGTACGACGCCACCCCCCTGTTCCTGAACTACCCGAGCCCGACCAAGGGCGTCCGCGCCTTCCCCGCCGTCATCTGCGCCAGCGTCAACGACGCCGTCGTCCACGGCATCCCCAGCCGTCGGCCCTTGCAGGACGGCGACATCATCTCCGTCGACACCGGCTGCCGCCTCAACGGCTGGTGCGGCGACTCGGCCGTCACCCTCGCCATCGGCGAGGTCACCCAGGAGCACGGCAAGCTGCTCCAGGTCACCCGGGAGACGCTCGAACTCTCCATCCGGGCCATGGGCCGGTGCGAGTACTGGTCCGAGGTCGCCGGCCTGATGGAGCGATACGTCAAGAGCCAGGGGATGCACGTCATCGAGAAGTTCGTCGGCCACGGCATCGGTCGCGACATGCACGAGGAGCCCCAGGTCCCGAATTTCCTCAGCAAGGCGTTGCGTCGCAATGACATCCGGCTCGAGCCTGGCATCGTCCTGGCCGTCGAGCCGATGGTCGCCCTGGGGACCAAGCACGTCAAGGCCCTCGCCGACGGCTGGACCATCGTCACCAAGGACAACCGCGGCGCCGCCCACTTCGAGCACACCGTCGCCATGACCGCCGACGGCCCCCGCATCCTCACCCTGCCGCCGGACCAGGAATGAGACGGGGGCGACCATGGATGCGGCGGGCCCGCTGACGATCGAGGTCGAGCAGGAAGTCGACGGCCGTTGGATCGCCGAGGTCCCGGAACTCCCCGGTGCCCTCGCCTGCGGTCCTTCTCGCCTCGACGCGATCGGCCGAGTCGAGGCGCTCGCGCTCAGGGTATGGGCCGACCGACTGGAACATGGCGAGAAGGTCCCCGAGCTCGGCCGTCTCTTCGCGATCAGTTCATGATTCGATGGCATTCGACCAAGGCGAGACACGTCCTCGCTGCCCTCCTTCGCATCGGCTGGAGTGTCAAGTGCCCTCTCGGAGGCTCGCATCGTGTCCTTGAATGGGTCGGCTGGCCGGACTTCGTGTCCTTTTTCCACGACACTGACGAGATTGGTCCTCGCATGCTGGCCCGGGTCGCCCGCCAGCCCGGCCTGACACCGGACGATCTTTGGACGGCCTGCAGATCGGGTCGATTCCGATTGTTCGGGTCACAACAGCCTTGCCTCGGCGGGGCCGTTGCGATACAGTAGTCGAATTCCCCCCGGTCCGCGGCGCGCGCCGGTCGACCGGCATCCCCGACGCGCCGTCGAGCCCAAGCGGGCTCGAAGAACCGACGCGATCATTCATCAGGC carries:
- the secY gene encoding preprotein translocase subunit SecY, with the translated sequence MQKLITIFFKVPELQRKILMTAMFLAIYRIGFYIPLPIVDQSALAEWQETIRQQAFGKVLGMAAMFGGTQIGMSTIFGLGIMPYISASIIFQLLGSVVPQLEALMKEGESGRKKINEYTRYATVVICLGQSAMWIQFVQTLDFIPAGYKDFFPYGFICMLIMTTGTIFLMWIGEQIDEYGIGNGISLLIMAGILARADDAMFYLAAGFTPRLTGDAEKPYSLIVTILLFALFIAVIVGVIAITESQRRIPTQSAKHVRGRRVYGGSRQYLPLKVNQAGVMPIIFASSLLMFPFFIFKGLSSGTAGWLTDEDAAGWQVGIARFCESTLDAFQSQGYVYTVFYIALIYFFCYFWTAITFNPKDMADNLKDYGSFIPGYRPGRRTAEYLEKVMLRITYVGAAFLSLVAVIPSLVQAGLAQAGTSVDPLITSFLGGTGLLIVVSVCLDLVQKIDSHLIMRNYSGLMTRR
- the map gene encoding type I methionyl aminopeptidase; its protein translation is MLRPSRSIIKLKSPREIGLMREAGKVVAEALGRVRELAVPGATTAELNDAVAAVFRKYDATPLFLNYPSPTKGVRAFPAVICASVNDAVVHGIPSRRPLQDGDIISVDTGCRLNGWCGDSAVTLAIGEVTQEHGKLLQVTRETLELSIRAMGRCEYWSEVAGLMERYVKSQGMHVIEKFVGHGIGRDMHEEPQVPNFLSKALRRNDIRLEPGIVLAVEPMVALGTKHVKALADGWTIVTKDNRGAAHFEHTVAMTADGPRILTLPPDQE
- a CDS encoding type II toxin-antitoxin system HicB family antitoxin is translated as MDAAGPLTIEVEQEVDGRWIAEVPELPGALACGPSRLDAIGRVEALALRVWADRLEHGEKVPELGRLFAISS